A section of the Pseudomonas sp. FP453 genome encodes:
- the znuB gene encoding zinc ABC transporter permease subunit ZnuB, whose translation MADFLLYALLAGLALALVAGPLGSFVVWRRMAYFGDTLSHAALLGVAMGFLLDVSPTIAVTVGCLLLAVLLVTLQQRQPLASDTLLGILAPSTLSLGLVVLSFMHEVRIDLMAYLFGDLLAISSTDLGWILGGSAIVLVLLIALWRPLLAITVHEELATVEGLPVPTLRMALMLLIAVVIAVAMKIVGVLLITSLLIIPAAAAQRHARSPEQMAIGASLLGMLAVCGGLALSWFKDTPAGPSIVVTAAALFLLSFVLPRRGV comes from the coding sequence ATGGCTGATTTTCTGCTCTACGCCCTGCTGGCAGGCTTGGCTTTGGCGCTGGTGGCGGGCCCGCTAGGCTCGTTCGTCGTCTGGCGGCGCATGGCCTATTTTGGCGACACCTTGTCCCACGCTGCGCTCCTGGGCGTGGCCATGGGCTTCTTGCTGGATGTCAGCCCGACCATCGCCGTCACCGTCGGCTGCCTGCTGCTGGCGGTGCTGCTGGTGACCCTGCAACAACGCCAGCCACTGGCCTCCGACACCCTGCTCGGCATCCTCGCGCCGAGCACCTTGTCCCTGGGCCTGGTGGTGCTGAGCTTCATGCACGAAGTGCGCATCGACCTGATGGCCTACCTGTTCGGCGACCTGCTGGCGATCAGCAGCACCGACCTGGGCTGGATCCTCGGCGGCAGCGCCATTGTGCTGGTATTGCTGATCGCCCTGTGGCGTCCGCTGCTGGCCATCACCGTGCATGAGGAACTGGCCACCGTCGAAGGCTTGCCCGTGCCGACCCTGCGCATGGCCCTGATGTTGTTGATCGCCGTGGTGATTGCTGTCGCGATGAAGATTGTCGGCGTATTGTTGATCACGTCGCTGCTGATCATTCCCGCCGCCGCCGCCCAGCGCCATGCCCGCTCACCAGAGCAGATGGCGATAGGCGCCAGCCTGCTGGGGATGCTCGCCGTGTGCGGAGGCCTGGCGCTATCCTGGTTCAAGGACACGCCGGCCGGGCCGTCGATTGTGGTCACGGCCGCCGCGCTGTTTCTGCTGAGTTTTGTCCTGCCCCGTCGAGGGGTGTAG
- a CDS encoding SCO family protein gives MTRTQKTVFILVAIVALIMGLTVNKVLSGKGQGDPTALIDAGIILLPQSRQLPPVTMTNQEGQPVLVNELKGKWSLLFFGYTFCPDICPTTLAQLRQIKSELPKEAVDQLQVILVSVDPNRDTPTQLKQYLGYFDPQFVGLTGANVEEVQKVSNAVSIPFIPADTSKPNYTVDHSGNLALIGPDGTQRGFIRAPLNNQKLVVQLPVLLQRQ, from the coding sequence ATGACCCGTACTCAAAAAACCGTCTTTATCCTGGTGGCCATTGTCGCGTTGATCATGGGCCTGACCGTCAACAAAGTGCTCAGTGGCAAAGGCCAGGGCGACCCTACTGCGCTGATCGATGCCGGCATTATCCTGCTGCCGCAAAGCCGCCAGCTGCCGCCGGTGACCATGACTAATCAGGAAGGCCAGCCGGTGCTGGTCAATGAGTTGAAGGGCAAGTGGAGCCTGCTGTTCTTCGGCTACACCTTCTGCCCGGACATCTGCCCGACCACCCTCGCCCAGCTGCGCCAGATCAAGAGCGAGCTGCCCAAGGAGGCGGTGGACCAGTTGCAGGTGATCCTGGTCAGCGTTGACCCCAACCGTGACACGCCGACCCAGCTCAAGCAGTACCTGGGCTACTTCGATCCGCAGTTTGTCGGCCTGACCGGCGCGAATGTGGAGGAGGTGCAGAAGGTTTCGAATGCGGTGAGCATCCCGTTCATTCCGGCGGATACCAGCAAGCCGAACTACACGGTGGACCACAGCGGTAACCTGGCGCTGATCGGGCCGGATGGGACCCAGCGCGGGTTTATCCGGGCGCCGTTGAATAATCAGAAGTTGGTGGTGCAGTTGCCGGTGCTGTTGCAGCGCCAATAA
- a CDS encoding methionine ABC transporter ATP-binding protein, translated as MIEFHNVHKTYRVAGKEIPALHPTSLRVENGQVFGLIGHSGAGKSTLLRLINRLEQPSGGQITVDGEEVTALDANGLRRFRQQVGMIFQHFNLLASKTVADNVALPLTLAGELSRKQIDLRVAELLARVGLSDHARKYPAQLSGGQKQRVGIARALATKPKILLCDEATSALDPQTTASVLQLLAEINRELKLTIVLITHEMDVIRRVCDQVAVMDAGVIVEQGSVADVFLHPKHPTTKRFVQESEQVDENEQRDDFAHVPGRIVRLTFQGDATYAPLLGTVARETGVDYSILAGRIDRIKDIPYGQLTLAVTGGDMDAAFARFTAADVHMEVLR; from the coding sequence GTGATCGAGTTTCATAACGTCCATAAAACCTACCGCGTCGCCGGTAAGGAAATCCCCGCGCTGCACCCCACCAGCCTGCGCGTCGAGAACGGCCAGGTATTTGGCTTGATCGGCCACTCCGGTGCGGGAAAAAGTACCCTTTTGCGTCTGATCAACCGCCTGGAACAACCCAGCGGCGGTCAGATCACTGTCGATGGTGAAGAAGTCACCGCCCTGGACGCCAACGGCCTGCGCCGTTTCCGCCAGCAGGTCGGGATGATCTTCCAGCACTTCAACCTGCTCGCGTCCAAGACCGTTGCCGACAACGTGGCGCTGCCACTGACCCTGGCCGGCGAATTGTCACGCAAGCAAATCGACCTGCGCGTCGCCGAGCTGCTGGCCCGCGTCGGCCTGTCGGATCACGCCAGGAAGTACCCGGCGCAATTGTCCGGCGGCCAGAAACAGCGCGTCGGCATCGCCCGCGCCCTGGCGACCAAGCCGAAGATCCTGCTGTGCGACGAAGCCACCAGCGCCCTCGACCCGCAAACCACCGCGTCGGTCCTGCAACTGCTGGCCGAGATCAACCGCGAGCTGAAACTGACCATCGTGCTGATCACCCATGAAATGGATGTGATCCGCCGCGTCTGCGACCAGGTGGCCGTGATGGACGCCGGCGTCATCGTCGAGCAAGGCTCGGTGGCCGACGTGTTCCTGCACCCCAAGCACCCGACCACCAAGCGTTTCGTGCAAGAGTCGGAACAGGTCGATGAAAACGAGCAGCGCGATGACTTCGCCCACGTGCCCGGCCGCATCGTGCGCCTGACGTTCCAGGGCGACGCGACCTACGCGCCGCTGCTGGGTACCGTCGCCCGTGAAACGGGTGTGGACTACAGCATCCTCGCCGGTCGTATCGACCGCATCAAAGACATCCCCTACGGGCAATTGACCCTCGCCGTCACCGGCGGCGACATGGACGCCGCGTTTGCGCGCTTCACCGCCGCAGACGTCCACATGGAGGTCCTGCGCTAA
- a CDS encoding twin transmembrane helix small protein has product MLKAAIALMLIATVVSLFSGLFFLVKDEGNSNRLVTALTVRVVFAVITLALITWGFFSGQLVSHAPW; this is encoded by the coding sequence ATGCTCAAAGCCGCTATTGCCCTGATGCTGATCGCGACCGTTGTGAGCCTGTTCAGTGGCTTGTTCTTTCTGGTCAAGGACGAGGGCAACTCCAATCGCCTCGTCACTGCCTTGACCGTGCGTGTCGTGTTCGCCGTCATCACCCTGGCGTTGATCACCTGGGGCTTTTTCAGCGGCCAGCTGGTGTCTCACGCGCCGTGGTAA
- the cyoE gene encoding heme o synthase produces MATLIGARQHQAIWRDYLELTKPKVVVLMLVTSLVGMFLATRAGVPWAVLVFGNLGIALCAGGAAAVNHVVDRRIDAVMARTHKRPLAEGRVSPLAALIFALLLAVAGLALLLAFTNPLAAWLTLASLLGYAVIYTGFLKRATPQNIVIGGLAGAAPPLLGWVAVTGHISAEPLLLVLIIFAWTPPHFWALAIHRKEEYAKADIPMLPVTHGEHYTKVHILLYTFALLAVSLMPYVIHMSGLLYLVCALLLGARFLQWALVLYRGAQPHAAINTFKYSIWYLLLLFIALLVDHYLLLSL; encoded by the coding sequence ATGGCGACCTTGATCGGTGCGCGTCAACACCAGGCGATCTGGCGTGACTACCTGGAGCTGACCAAACCGAAAGTGGTGGTGCTGATGCTCGTCACCTCACTGGTGGGGATGTTCCTCGCTACCCGCGCCGGCGTGCCGTGGGCGGTGCTGGTGTTCGGCAACCTGGGGATTGCGTTGTGTGCCGGCGGTGCGGCGGCGGTCAACCATGTGGTGGACCGGCGCATCGATGCGGTGATGGCGCGCACCCACAAGCGGCCGTTGGCTGAAGGGCGCGTGTCGCCGCTGGCGGCGCTGATCTTTGCGTTGCTGCTGGCGGTTGCAGGGCTGGCCCTGTTGCTGGCGTTCACCAACCCCTTGGCGGCGTGGCTGACCCTGGCTTCGCTGTTGGGTTATGCGGTGATCTACACCGGCTTTCTCAAGCGCGCGACGCCGCAGAATATCGTGATCGGCGGCTTGGCCGGCGCGGCGCCGCCGTTGCTGGGTTGGGTCGCCGTCACCGGCCATATCAGCGCCGAGCCTTTGCTGCTGGTGCTGATCATCTTCGCCTGGACTCCGCCGCACTTCTGGGCCCTGGCCATCCATCGCAAGGAGGAATACGCCAAGGCCGACATTCCGATGTTGCCGGTCACCCACGGCGAGCACTACACCAAGGTGCATATCCTGCTCTACACCTTCGCCCTGCTGGCGGTGAGCCTGATGCCCTATGTCATCCACATGAGCGGCCTGCTCTACCTCGTGTGTGCACTGCTATTGGGCGCGCGCTTTCTGCAATGGGCCCTGGTGTTGTACCGTGGCGCTCAGCCGCACGCGGCGATCAACACCTTCAAGTACTCTATCTGGTACTTGCTGCTGCTGTTTATCGCCCTGCTCGTCGACCATTACCTACTGTTGAGCCTATGA
- the katE gene encoding catalase HPII: MSTKKPKSELAGTDTLDRKNTNAKLEALEAFRSDATGQALRTNQGVKISDNQNSLKVGARGPSLLEDFIMREKITHFDHERIPERIVHARGTGAHGYFQTYENHSALTKAGFLRDPGHKTPVFLRFSTVQGPRGSGDTVRDVRGFAVKFFTEEGNFDLVGNNMPVFFIQDAIKFPDFVHAVKPEPHNEIPTGGSAHDTFWDFVSLQPESAHMVIWAMSDRAIPKSLRAMQGFGVHTFRFINAEGTSSFVKFHWRPTAGTCSLVWDEAQKLAGKDTDYHRRDLWESIEMGDYPEWELGVQVIPEDKEHAFDFDILDPTKLIPEELVPITPLGKMVLNRNPDNFFAEVEQVAFCPGHIVPGIDFSNDPLLQGRLFSYTDTQISRLGGPNFHELPINRPVAPFHSGQRDAMHRTTIDKGRAAYEPNSIDGGWPKETPPAAQDGGFESYHERIDAHKVRERSESFGDHFSQARLFFRSMSKHEQEHIIAAYSFELGKVEREHIRARQVNEILANIDLELAKRVAQNLGLPAPKKGTVPERKTSLSRSPALSQANLLSGDIKTRKVAILAANGVDGAAIDALNKVLKAEGAHAKLLGPTSAPVTTAQGKSLPVDASMEGLPSVAFDAVFVPGGAKSVKALSEDGVALHYLLEAYKHLKAIAVVGEAEQLLGLLKLEADAGLIVGGDAKALKAFVAAIAQHRVWEREPRAKAIPA; encoded by the coding sequence ATGAGTACGAAAAAGCCAAAGAGCGAACTCGCCGGAACCGACACCCTGGACCGTAAGAACACCAATGCCAAGCTAGAGGCCTTGGAAGCATTTCGCTCTGACGCTACTGGCCAGGCCCTGCGTACCAACCAGGGTGTGAAGATCTCCGACAACCAGAACAGCTTGAAGGTCGGTGCCCGCGGGCCTTCGTTGCTTGAAGATTTCATCATGCGTGAAAAGATCACGCATTTTGACCATGAGCGCATCCCGGAGCGCATCGTGCATGCGCGTGGCACCGGTGCCCATGGTTACTTCCAGACCTATGAGAACCATTCTGCACTGACCAAGGCCGGTTTCCTGCGCGACCCCGGTCATAAAACCCCGGTGTTCCTGCGCTTTTCCACTGTGCAAGGCCCACGTGGCTCCGGCGATACGGTGCGCGACGTACGTGGTTTTGCGGTGAAGTTCTTCACCGAAGAAGGTAACTTCGACCTGGTCGGCAACAACATGCCGGTGTTTTTCATTCAGGACGCGATCAAGTTTCCTGATTTCGTGCACGCGGTAAAACCGGAGCCCCACAACGAGATTCCTACAGGCGGCTCGGCCCACGACACCTTCTGGGACTTCGTGTCGCTGCAACCCGAATCGGCGCACATGGTGATTTGGGCAATGTCCGACCGGGCAATTCCTAAAAGCCTGCGGGCCATGCAGGGTTTTGGGGTGCACACCTTTCGCTTCATTAACGCCGAAGGGACGTCCAGCTTCGTAAAATTCCACTGGCGCCCTACGGCCGGCACCTGCTCGCTGGTGTGGGATGAAGCGCAAAAGCTCGCGGGTAAAGATACCGACTACCACCGCCGCGATCTCTGGGAATCGATTGAGATGGGCGATTACCCCGAGTGGGAATTGGGCGTGCAGGTGATTCCCGAGGATAAGGAGCATGCGTTCGACTTCGATATCCTCGACCCGACCAAGCTGATTCCCGAAGAGCTGGTGCCGATTACGCCGCTGGGCAAGATGGTGCTGAATCGCAACCCGGACAACTTTTTCGCTGAAGTCGAGCAGGTCGCCTTCTGCCCAGGCCACATCGTGCCGGGTATCGACTTCTCCAATGACCCGTTGTTGCAGGGCCGTCTGTTTTCCTACACCGATACGCAGATCAGCCGACTCGGTGGGCCGAACTTTCATGAGTTGCCGATCAACCGCCCGGTGGCGCCGTTCCATAGCGGCCAGCGCGATGCTATGCATCGCACCACCATCGACAAAGGGCGTGCGGCGTACGAACCCAACTCCATCGATGGCGGCTGGCCGAAGGAAACCCCGCCTGCCGCACAGGACGGTGGTTTCGAGTCGTACCATGAACGTATTGACGCCCATAAAGTGCGTGAACGCAGCGAGTCGTTTGGCGATCACTTCTCCCAGGCGCGCCTGTTTTTCCGCAGCATGAGCAAGCATGAACAGGAACACATCATTGCGGCCTACAGCTTTGAGCTGGGCAAGGTGGAGCGTGAGCACATCCGCGCGCGCCAGGTGAATGAGATCCTCGCCAACATTGACCTTGAGTTGGCCAAGCGTGTGGCGCAGAACCTGGGCTTGCCGGCGCCGAAGAAAGGCACAGTGCCGGAGCGCAAGACATCGTTGTCGCGCTCACCGGCCTTGAGCCAGGCGAACCTGCTGTCGGGTGATATCAAGACGCGCAAGGTGGCGATCCTGGCCGCGAATGGCGTGGACGGTGCTGCAATCGACGCCTTGAATAAAGTGCTGAAGGCCGAAGGCGCCCACGCCAAATTGCTCGGGCCGACCTCGGCACCGGTCACCACGGCGCAGGGCAAGAGCCTGCCGGTGGATGCGTCCATGGAAGGGTTGCCGTCGGTGGCATTCGACGCGGTGTTTGTGCCCGGCGGCGCCAAGTCGGTGAAGGCGTTGAGCGAAGATGGCGTGGCGCTGCATTACCTGCTGGAGGCCTACAAGCATTTGAAAGCCATTGCGGTGGTGGGCGAGGCCGAGCAGTTGCTGGGGCTGTTGAAGCTGGAGGCTGATGCGGGGTTGATCGTCGGCGGGGATGCCAAGGCGTTGAAGGCGTTTGTGGCGGCGATTGCCCAGCATCGGGTTTGGGAGCGGGAGCCGAGGGCTAAGGCGATTCCGGCTTAA
- a CDS encoding heme A synthase gives MAKPGFRLALFATLLALIVVLLGAYTRLTHAGLGCPDWPGCYGFISVPQSETQLAHAELHFPDTPVEADKGWSEMIHRYFAGTLGLLIVLLAARSWSHRRDPGQPVKLPLFLLAVVFAQAAFGMWTVTLKLWPQVVTGHLLGGFATLSLLFLLTLRLSGVLPALIVPKRLQYWATAGLVLVIGQIALGGWVSSNYAAVACIDLPTCHGEWWPAADFANGFHLTQHIGPNYLGGQLDSEARTAIHLTHRLGAVLVSLVLLGLAWQLRAVGMSRLAGLLLIALGAQICLGLSNVYFHLPLPVAVGHNAGGAALLLTLVLVNYHARTSLVRVRNQLPFGWRFIPRKHVSGLITLKGEMPWRP, from the coding sequence ATGGCCAAACCTGGATTTCGCCTCGCGTTGTTTGCCACCTTGTTGGCGCTGATCGTCGTGCTGCTCGGCGCCTATACCCGCCTGACCCACGCCGGCCTTGGTTGCCCGGACTGGCCGGGCTGCTACGGCTTTATCAGCGTGCCGCAAAGCGAAACCCAATTGGCCCATGCCGAATTGCACTTCCCTGACACGCCGGTGGAGGCGGACAAGGGCTGGAGCGAGATGATTCATCGCTACTTCGCCGGCACCTTGGGCCTGCTGATCGTGCTGCTGGCGGCGCGTTCGTGGAGCCATCGCCGCGACCCGGGCCAGCCGGTGAAGCTGCCGCTGTTCCTATTGGCGGTGGTGTTCGCCCAGGCCGCGTTTGGCATGTGGACGGTGACGCTGAAACTGTGGCCGCAGGTGGTGACCGGGCATCTGCTGGGCGGCTTTGCCACCTTGAGCCTGCTGTTTCTGCTGACGCTGCGCCTGTCCGGCGTGCTGCCCGCGCTGATCGTGCCCAAGCGCCTGCAATATTGGGCGACGGCCGGGCTGGTGCTGGTGATCGGGCAGATTGCGCTGGGCGGCTGGGTCAGCTCCAACTATGCGGCGGTGGCCTGCATCGACCTGCCGACCTGTCATGGCGAGTGGTGGCCGGCGGCGGATTTTGCCAATGGCTTTCACCTGACCCAGCACATCGGGCCCAACTATTTGGGCGGGCAACTGGACAGCGAGGCGCGTACGGCGATTCACCTGACCCATCGCCTCGGCGCGGTGCTGGTGTCGTTGGTGTTGCTGGGCCTGGCCTGGCAACTGCGCGCCGTGGGCATGAGCCGTTTGGCTGGCCTGCTGCTGATCGCCCTGGGCGCGCAAATCTGCCTGGGCTTGAGCAATGTGTATTTCCACCTGCCGCTGCCGGTGGCGGTCGGGCATAACGCCGGCGGCGCGGCGTTGCTGCTGACGCTGGTGCTGGTCAACTACCACGCCCGTACCAGCCTGGTTCGGGTGCGCAATCAGCTGCCGTTTGGCTGGCGTTTTATCCCGCGCAAACATGTCTCGGGCCTCATCACCCTTAAAGGAGAGATGCCATGGCGACCTTGA
- a CDS encoding MetQ/NlpA family ABC transporter substrate-binding protein yields the protein MKKLLVAFAAVAAFSAHAETITVAASPVPHAEILEFVKPALAKEGVDLQVKVFTDYVQPNVQVAEKRLDANFFQHQPYLDEFNKAKGTHLVSVGAVHLEPLGAYSSKYKTLAELPDGANVVIPNDATNGGRALLLLAKHNLITLKDPTNILSTIKDITGNSKKLKFRELEAATLPRVLTQVDLALINTNYALEAKLDPSKDALVIEGSDSPYVNILVTREDNKDSDAVKKLVAALHTPEVKKFIEEKYKGAIKPAF from the coding sequence ATGAAAAAACTACTGGTTGCTTTCGCCGCCGTTGCCGCGTTTTCCGCCCACGCCGAGACCATCACGGTCGCGGCCTCGCCGGTGCCGCACGCAGAAATCCTCGAATTCGTGAAACCAGCCCTGGCCAAAGAAGGCGTGGACTTGCAGGTCAAGGTCTTCACCGACTACGTGCAGCCCAACGTACAGGTCGCGGAAAAGCGCCTGGACGCCAACTTCTTCCAGCACCAGCCGTACCTGGATGAGTTCAACAAGGCCAAGGGCACGCACCTGGTCAGCGTTGGCGCCGTGCACCTGGAACCCCTGGGCGCTTACTCCAGCAAGTACAAGACCCTGGCCGAGCTGCCGGACGGCGCCAACGTGGTGATCCCGAACGACGCCACCAACGGCGGCCGCGCACTGTTGCTGCTGGCCAAGCACAACCTGATCACCCTGAAGGACCCGACCAACATCCTGTCGACCATCAAGGACATCACCGGTAACAGCAAAAAACTGAAGTTCCGCGAGCTGGAAGCCGCCACCTTGCCGCGCGTACTGACCCAGGTTGACCTGGCGCTGATCAACACCAACTACGCCCTGGAAGCCAAGCTGGACCCGTCCAAGGACGCACTGGTCATCGAAGGCAGCGACTCGCCTTACGTGAACATCCTGGTGACCCGCGAAGACAACAAGGATTCGGACGCGGTGAAGAAGCTGGTTGCAGCCCTGCACACGCCGGAAGTGAAGAAGTTCATCGAAGAGAAGTACAAAGGCGCGATCAAGCCGGCGTTCTGA
- a CDS encoding PA5502 family lipoprotein — translation MKPFTSRYLLLAAFSLLLGACQSTPPAAVQAPDARATAIAQLEQNLASSELATAEDQLAALQAQSPNDPALEPYQRQLAEAYLQRSQIVLQKGDVNAAATALSRARALMPKAPALTGGVNSAISHARKAELDQAEAALKAAEAKPVAKVIDPTAESTTVALNLVDIEELRHQLDAIATDVVNYQCDVSIQVPRTEDYPWLATLLTKRVKRIDSAYDLKLHRQILKKIPAQVVLIPRKVQ, via the coding sequence ATGAAGCCGTTCACCTCCCGTTATCTGCTCCTTGCCGCATTTTCCCTGCTGCTGGGCGCCTGTCAAAGCACACCGCCCGCCGCCGTCCAGGCCCCGGACGCACGCGCTACGGCCATCGCACAGCTGGAGCAAAACCTCGCCAGCAGTGAGCTGGCCACCGCCGAAGACCAGTTGGCCGCACTGCAAGCCCAGTCGCCCAACGATCCCGCGCTGGAGCCGTACCAACGCCAATTGGCCGAAGCCTACCTGCAGCGCAGCCAGATCGTCCTGCAAAAAGGCGACGTCAACGCCGCCGCCACCGCCCTCAGCCGCGCCCGCGCCCTGATGCCCAAGGCCCCGGCGCTGACCGGCGGCGTGAACAGCGCCATCAGCCACGCCCGCAAGGCCGAACTGGACCAGGCCGAAGCGGCCCTGAAAGCCGCCGAAGCCAAGCCGGTAGCCAAGGTCATCGACCCGACGGCCGAAAGCACCACCGTGGCGTTGAACCTCGTCGATATTGAAGAACTTCGTCATCAACTGGATGCGATTGCCACCGATGTGGTGAATTACCAGTGTGATGTGAGCATCCAGGTGCCGCGCACCGAGGACTATCCATGGTTGGCCACGCTGCTGACCAAGCGGGTCAAGCGTATCGATTCGGCGTATGACCTGAAGCTGCACCGGCAGATCCTGAAGAAGATCCCGGCGCAGGTTGTATTAATTCCGCGCAAGGTGCAATAA
- a CDS encoding SURF1 family protein gives MKTSIASAMKCFRPGIAPTLVVLVLLPLMVGLGFWQLSRGHEKQLLVDRYAERRAAEPISSAQLNDMPDPAFRRVRLRGQFDAEHSVLLDNRMRDGKAGVELLQPFHDRASGLWLLLNRGWLPWPDRRTPPAFTTPATPVNLDAWVYVAPGETFQLHADPATAQWPRLLTALHPGALWTELGRSGFAYELRAEAGPGTYETTWPIVAMGPEKHLAYAVQWFAMALALLALYLYLGWHNKKEKSHGSGHESTQHV, from the coding sequence ATGAAAACAAGTATAGCCAGCGCCATGAAATGCTTTCGCCCGGGGATCGCGCCGACACTGGTGGTGTTGGTGCTGCTGCCCTTGATGGTAGGCCTGGGGTTTTGGCAGCTGTCTCGCGGCCATGAAAAGCAGCTGCTGGTGGACCGTTACGCTGAGCGGCGCGCGGCGGAGCCGATCAGCAGCGCGCAACTCAACGACATGCCTGACCCGGCCTTTCGCCGCGTGCGCTTGCGCGGCCAATTCGACGCCGAGCACAGCGTGTTGCTCGACAACCGCATGCGCGATGGCAAGGCCGGCGTAGAGCTGCTGCAACCCTTTCACGACAGGGCCAGCGGCCTCTGGCTGTTGCTCAATCGCGGCTGGCTGCCCTGGCCAGACCGCCGCACCCCGCCCGCCTTCACCACCCCAGCCACGCCGGTGAATCTCGACGCCTGGGTGTATGTCGCCCCCGGCGAAACCTTCCAGCTGCATGCGGACCCAGCGACCGCGCAATGGCCGCGCCTGCTGACCGCCTTGCACCCTGGCGCGCTGTGGACGGAATTGGGTCGCAGCGGCTTTGCCTACGAGCTGCGCGCCGAAGCTGGCCCCGGTACGTACGAAACCACCTGGCCGATCGTGGCCATGGGCCCGGAAAAACACCTCGCCTACGCCGTGCAATGGTTCGCCATGGCCCTGGCGTTGCTCGCGCTGTACCTCTACCTCGGCTGGCACAACAAAAAGGAGAAGTCCCATGGGAGCGGCCATGAATCCACCCAACATGTCTGA
- a CDS encoding methionine ABC transporter permease encodes MEVLLSFFANIDWSEIWLATGDTMIMLFGSLFFTVLLGLPLGVLLFLCSPRQLFEQKGLYALLSLIVNILRSLPFIILLIVMIPFTVLITGTSLGVAGAIPPLVVGATPFFARLVETALREVDRGIIEATQSMGATTRQIITNALLPEARPGIFAAITVTAITLVSYTAMAGVVGAGGLGDLAIRFGYQRFQTDVMVVTVVMLLILVQILQTVGDRLVVHFSRK; translated from the coding sequence ATGGAAGTCCTGTTGAGTTTCTTCGCCAATATCGACTGGTCGGAAATCTGGCTCGCCACCGGCGACACCATGATCATGCTGTTCGGTTCGCTGTTCTTTACCGTGCTGCTCGGCCTGCCGTTGGGCGTGCTGCTGTTCCTGTGCAGCCCGCGCCAACTGTTCGAACAGAAAGGCCTGTACGCACTGCTGTCACTGATCGTGAACATCCTGCGTTCGCTGCCGTTCATCATCCTGCTGATCGTGATGATCCCGTTCACCGTGCTGATCACTGGCACGTCGCTGGGCGTGGCCGGTGCGATTCCGCCACTGGTGGTGGGTGCGACGCCGTTCTTCGCGCGCCTGGTGGAAACCGCCCTGCGTGAAGTGGACCGCGGCATCATCGAAGCCACCCAGTCGATGGGCGCTACGACGCGTCAGATCATTACCAACGCCCTGCTGCCTGAAGCACGCCCCGGCATTTTCGCCGCGATTACGGTGACGGCGATTACACTGGTTTCCTACACGGCAATGGCCGGTGTGGTCGGCGCCGGTGGCCTGGGCGACCTGGCGATCCGTTTCGGTTACCAGCGTTTCCAGACCGATGTGATGGTGGTCACCGTGGTGATGCTGTTGATCCTGGTGCAAATTCTGCAAACCGTCGGCGACAGGCTGGTGGTGCACTTTTCTCGAAAATAA
- a CDS encoding cytochrome c oxidase subunit 3 yields MSSHDTYYVPAQSKWPIIATVGMLVTVYGLAVWFNDLKAARPESHGPWIFFVGGLLLAYMLFGWFGAVIKESRAGLYSPQMDRSFRWGMTWFIFSEVMFFIAFFGALFYVRHMSAPWLAGEGSKGVAHMLWPNFEFAWPLLNNPDPKLYPAPEGTISPWGLPLVNTILLVSSSVTITIAHHALRKGHRGALKLWLAITVLLGLAFLGFQAEEYIHAYKELGLTLGSGVYGATFFMLTGFHGAHVTIGTIILFVMLMRILKGHFNAEHQFGFEAASWYWHFVDVVWIGLFFFVYVL; encoded by the coding sequence CATGATACGTACTACGTACCAGCGCAAAGCAAATGGCCAATAATTGCCACGGTTGGCATGCTGGTCACGGTGTACGGCCTGGCCGTGTGGTTCAACGATCTCAAGGCCGCGCGCCCGGAATCCCACGGCCCGTGGATCTTTTTCGTCGGCGGGTTGTTGCTGGCCTATATGTTGTTCGGCTGGTTCGGCGCGGTGATCAAGGAAAGCCGCGCCGGTTTGTACAGCCCGCAGATGGACCGCTCGTTCCGATGGGGCATGACCTGGTTCATCTTTTCCGAAGTGATGTTCTTTATCGCCTTCTTCGGTGCGCTGTTTTATGTCCGTCACATGTCGGCGCCATGGCTGGCGGGCGAGGGCTCAAAAGGCGTCGCGCACATGCTGTGGCCGAACTTCGAGTTTGCCTGGCCGCTGCTGAACAACCCTGACCCAAAACTCTACCCCGCGCCCGAAGGGACGATCAGCCCGTGGGGTCTGCCGCTGGTCAATACCATCTTGCTGGTGAGTTCCAGCGTGACCATCACCATTGCTCACCACGCGCTGCGCAAAGGTCATCGCGGCGCGCTCAAGCTCTGGCTGGCGATCACCGTGCTGCTGGGGTTGGCGTTTCTCGGGTTCCAGGCCGAGGAATACATCCATGCCTATAAAGAGCTGGGCCTGACCTTGGGCTCGGGCGTGTACGGCGCGACGTTCTTCATGCTCACCGGTTTCCACGGCGCCCACGTGACTATCGGCACGATCATTCTGTTTGTGATGCTGATGCGCATCCTCAAGGGGCACTTCAATGCCGAGCATCAGTTCGGCTTCGAAGCGGCGAGCTGGTATTGGCACTTTGTGGATGTGGTGTGGATCGGCCTGTTTTTCTTCGTGTATGTGCTGTGA